From a region of the Gossypium raimondii isolate GPD5lz chromosome 10, ASM2569854v1, whole genome shotgun sequence genome:
- the LOC105776683 gene encoding mannosyl-oligosaccharide 1,2-alpha-mannosidase MNS1 isoform X2 has product MLEEFTNRVPANVPIEMQRREKVKEAMIHAWSAYEKYAWGNDELLPQTQSGENSFGGLGATIIDSLDTLLIMGLDEQFQKAREWVANTLDFNKTYDASVFETTIRVVGGLLSTYDLSGDNIFLEKARDIADRLLPAWDTPSGIPYNIIDLAHGNAHNPGWTGGDSILADSGTEQLEFIALSQRTGDPKYQEKVEKAIVALNKTFPADGLVPIYVNPNDGTAYGTITFGAMGDSFYEYLLKAWIQGNKTSSVKPYRDMWETSMKGLVSLIRRSSPSSFAYICEKTRETLTDKMDELACFAPGMLALGSSGYGKVEAKKILSLAEELAWTCYNFYQSTHTKLSGENYLFNPGRDMSVGTTWNILRPETVESLFYLWRLTGNVTYQEWGWNIFQAFEKNCRIESGYVGLTDVNLALKDNKMQTFFLAETLKYLYLLFSPPTVIPLDEWVFNTEAHPLRIVNRNDNIAGSERQHKPTVGLQGRKTGRFGGN; this is encoded by the exons CTAGAGGAATTTACAAATAGGGTGCCAGCAAATGTTCCCATAGAAATGCAAAGGAGAGAAAAAGTGAAGGAAGCCATGATTCATGCCTGGAGTGCATATGAAAAGTATGCATGGGGCAATGATGAACTTCTG CCTCAGACTCAGAGTGGTGAGAATAGCTTTGGTGGTCTTGGAGCAACAATAATAGACTCTCTTGATACATTACTTATTATGGGTCTAGATGAGCAGTTCCAGAAAGCAAGAGA GTGGGTTGCAAACACATTGGATTTTAATAAAACCTATGATGCCAGTGTTTTTGAGACAACCATAAG aGTTGTAGGTGGACTTCTGAGCACATATGATCTTTCAGGCGACAATATTTTCCTTGAAAAGGCTAGAGATATTGCAGATAGATTGCTACCTGCATGGGATACTCCTTCTGGGATCCCGTATAACATTATCGACTTGGCTCATGGAAATGCACATAACCCTGGCTGGACTGGG GGTGATAGTATTCTTGCAGATTCAGGGACAGAGCAACTGGAGTTTATTGCTCTTTCACAAAGAACAGGAGATCCCAAGTATCAGGAGAAG GTGGAGAAAGCTATTGTTGCGCTTAATAAAACTTTTCCTGCTGATGGTTTGGTTCCCATCTATGTTAATCCTAACGATGGCACTGCTTACGGAACTATAACCTTTGGTGCTATGGGTGATAG CTTCTATGAATATCTGCTTAAAGCCTGGATTCAAGGAAACAAAACATCATCTGTAAAACCTTATAG AGATATGTGGGAGACATCAATGAAAGGTCTGGTTAGCTTAATTAGAAGATCGTCACCATCTTCTTTTGCATATATCTGTGAGAAAACACGGGAGACATTGACAGACAAG ATGGATGAATTAGCATGCTTTGCTCCTGGAATGCTGGCTTTAGGATCATCTGGTTATGGTAAAGTTGAGGCAAAAAAAATCCTTTCCCTGGCTGAAGAG CTTGCTTGGACTTGTTACAATTTCTATCAGTCCACACATACAAAATTATCTGGAGAGAATTATCTCTTCAATCCCGGACGT GACATGAGCGTTGGTACAACCTGGAACATATTGAGACCAGAGACGGTTGAATCACTCTTTTACCTATGGCGTTTAACCGGTAATGTGACCTATCAAGAGTGGGGTTGGAATATATTTCAGGCATTTGAAAAGAACTGCCGGATAGAATCTGGATATGTTGGGCTGACGGAT GTTAACCTGGCTTTGAAAGACAACAAGATGCAAACCTTTTTTCTTGCAGAGACGCTGAAATATCTTTATCTTCTATTCTCACCCCCTACTGTCATCCCGTTGGATGAATGGGTATTCAACACGGAAGCACACCCTTTACGGATCGTTAACCGCAACGACAATATTGCTGGCTCGGAAAGGCAACATAAACCAACTGTTGGATTACAAGGCAGGAAGACAGGTCGGTTTGGAGGTAATTAG
- the LOC105778538 gene encoding protein YIP4b: MSISHSDTIPLRPSNSQSDIDEIRSLIDDSVHSGPAVVLPARHPATTPPPSSSPFISSNIPPPPPVSSSSSLQKLQSVPAAPPPPPPVGNSSSIVANGFGPPPNTLTEPVLDTVKRDLWRIVSNLKLVVFPNPFREDPGKALRDWDLWGPFFFIVFLGVALSWSASVKKSQVFAVAFALLAAGAVILTLNVLLLGGHIIFFQSLSLLGYCLFPLDVGALICMLKDNVVAKVIIVCLALAWSSWAAYPFMSSAVNPNRKALALYPVLLMYLSVGFLIIAID; encoded by the exons ATGTCAATTTCCCACAGCGATACGATCCCACTCCGCCCATCAAATTCCCAATCCGATATCGATGAGATCCGAAGTTTAATCGATGACAGCGTTCATTCAGGCCCCGCCGTCGTCCTCCCTGCACGGCATCCCGCCACCACTCCACCACCGTCATCCTCCCCTTTCATCTCCTCTAATATCCCTCCTCCGCCACCTGTCTCCTCCTCATCCTCCCTTCAAAAATTGCAATCCGTCCCCGCCGCTCCTCCTCCACCTCCACCTGTTGGTAATTCTAGCAGCATTGTCGCCAATGGGTTTGGTCCTCCGCCGAATACATTGACTGAACCCGTTTTGGATACGGTGAAAAGAGATCTGTGGAGGATCGTTAGTAATTTGAAGCTGGTAGTGTTTCCTAATCCTTTTAGAGAAGATCCAGGAAAAGCGTTGAGAGATTGGGATCTTTGGGGTCcgtttttctttattgttttcttgGGAGTCGCGCTCTCTTGGTCTGCCTCCGTTAAGAAG TCTCAGGTATTTGCTGTTGCATTTGCACTGCTGGCAGCTGGTGCTGTTATCTTAACGTTGAATGTGCTACTACTG GGTGGGCATATCATTTTCTTCCAAAGTCTGAGTCTACTAGGTTATTGCTTATTCCCTTTGGATGTAGGAGCCTTAATCTGTATGTTAAAGGACAATGTGGTAGCTAAAGTAATCATCGTTTGTTTGGCATTGGCTTGGAGCTCATGGGCTGCCTATCCTTTCATGAGTTCGGCTGTTAATCCGAATCGAAAAGCCCTTGCTCTCTACCCCGTCCTTCTTATGTACTTGTCTGTCGGTTTTCTCATCATCGCCATTGATTGA
- the LOC105777967 gene encoding NADPH-dependent pterin aldehyde reductase: MTTASFSASNTAAVAAAAAAKTVLITGVSKGLGRALAVELSKRGHTVIGCSRAQEKLNSLQSELSSPDRHLLLNVDVRSDNSVKELARVMMEKKFVPDIIVNNAGTINKNNRIWEVPVEEFDTVIDTNVKGIANVLRHFIPLMLPKSRGIIVNMSSGWGRSGAALVAPYCASKWAVEGLSRAVAKEMPDGFAVVALSPGVINTEMLQSCFGNSASGYQTPDAWSLKAATMILNLTAADNGASLTV, from the exons ATGACAACGGCGTCGTTTAGCGCTTCGAACACGGCGGCAGTGGCTGCCGCGGCTGCAGCTAAGACGGTGTTGATTACCGGAGTGAGCAAAGGGCTTGGTAGAGCTTTAGCTGTCGAGCTTTCCAAGAGAGGCCACACTGTAATCGGTTGTTCCCGCGCCCAAGAAAAACTCAATTCCCTCCAATCGGAGCTCTCGTCGCCTGACCGTCACCTCCTCCTCAATGTCGATGTG AGGTCAGATAACAGCGTTAAGGAGCTGGCCCGAGTGATGATGGAAAAGAAGTTTGTACCTGACATAATCG TAAACAATGCAGGTACAATCAATAAAAACAATAGAATTTGGGAGGTTCCTGTTGAAGAGTTCGATACTGTGATTGATACTAATGTAAAAGGGATTGCAAATGTGTTACGCCATTTTATCCCGTTGATGCTTCCAAAAAGTCGAGGGATTATTGTTAATATGTCTTCCGGATGGGGACGATCTGGTGCTGCTTTG GTTGCACCATACTGTGCATCAAAATGGGCTGTTGAAGGTTTAAGCAGAGCAGTAGCAAAGGAGATGCCTGATGGATTTGCTGTTGTAGCACTTAGTCCTGGTGTGATAAATACCGAGATGCTTCAATCTTGCTTCGGAAATTCAGCCTCGGGATATCAGACACCTGATGcatg GTCTTTGAAGGCAGCTACAATGATACTCAATCTTACTGCAGCAGACAATGGTGCGTCCCTCACCGTTTGA
- the LOC105777474 gene encoding uncharacterized protein LOC105777474: MAAALSYCKPSPFIGQFPSNFGKPVSLRSIEISTQASRITALFWGSKKSVKHQPVDSSLGDFTLTGSETEELKENPTKGKKVSVSIISSILDVSSHEWDSCALDATGPEKFNPFLSHGFLSSLEETGCAVKETGWMPSHIIAKDESENILGVAPLYLKSHSYGEFVFDHSWADAYYSFGARYYPKFQCCVPFTPVTGPRILVRNTSFKDQVFDVIVTALKDLTAKSQVSSLHITFPSEAEWYKLKDRGFLQRIGMQYHWKNRNYKSFDEFLMDMKQSKRKNIRQERKKIPAQDLTMKRLRGYEIKANHWDSFYKFYRNTTDNKWGSPYLTRDFFHEMGSKMGDDVLLVVAEKRDELVAGALNLIGGDTIYGRLWGCDPQVYYPSLHFEACYYQAIEAAIELNLSTVEAGAQGEHKIQRGYLPVPTYSCHYFIDEGFKQAIGEFLVRESNQVDLVMKLFHESGPFKEGIH, from the exons ATGGCGGCAGCACTCAGCTACTGCAAGCCTTCCCCATTCATTGGCCAATTTCCTTCCAACTTT GGGAAGCCAGTATCTCTGCGAAGCATCGAAATCTCGACGCAGGCATCTAGAATCACTGCACTGTTTTGGGGATCTAAGAAGTCTGTGAAGCATCAACCTGTGGATTCTTCTTTGGGGGATTTCACTTTGACAGGGTCAGAAACAGAG GAACTTAAAGAGAACCCGACAAAGGGCAAGAAGGTATCGGTATCGATTATTTCCTCAATTCTGGACGTTTCTTCACATGAATGGGATTCTTGCGCTCTGGATGCTACCGGTCCTGAAAAGTTCAATCCATTTCTTTCTCATGGTTTCCTTTCAAGCTTGGAAGAGACGGGTTGCGCAGTGAAG gaAACAGGATGGATGCCGAGCCATATCATTGCTAAGGATGAATCTGAAAATATTTTAGGTGTTGCTCCTCTCTATCTTAAAAG CCATTCCTATGGTGAATTTGTTTTCGATCATTCTTGGGCAGATGCATATTATAGTTTTGGAGCAAGATATTACCCAAAGTTCCAGTGTTGTGTGCCTTTCACTCCAGTGACTGGTCCTAGGATTTTAGTACGGAATACATCATTCAAGGATCAAGTTTTTGACGTTATAGTCACTGCTCTGAAGGATCTGACAGCGAAG TCTCAGGTTTCCTCTCTGCACATTACTTTCCCATCTGAAGCCGAATGGTACAAACTGAAGGATAGAGGATTCCTACAGAGGATTGGAATGCAATACCACTGGAAGAATCGCAACTATAAAAG TTTTGACGAGTTCTTGATGGACATGAAgcaaagtaaaaggaaaaatatccgTCAAGAGCGCAAAAAG ATTCCTGCTCAGGATTTGACAATGAAACGGCTCAGAGGTTATGAAATTAAG GCCAATCACTGGGATTCCTTCTACAAGTTCTACCGGAATACTACTGATAATAA GTGGGGCAGTCCATACCTAACAAGAGATTTCTTTCACGAAATGGGATCAAAGATGGGAGATGATGTGTTACTCGTAGTTGCCGAAAAAAGGGACGAGCTTGTTGCAGGAGCTCTGAATCTCATTGGAGGCGATACTATATATGGACGCTTATGGGGATGTGACCCTCAAGTCTATTATCCGAGCTTGCATTTTGAAGCATGTTATTATCAG GCAATCGAAGCGGCTATCGAGTTGAATCTAAGCACAGTAGAGGCTGGAGCTCAGGGTGAGCATAAGATTCAGCGAGGCTATTTGCCGGTGCCGACTTATAGCTGTCATTACTTTATCGATGAGGGTTTCAAGCAGGCCATAGGGGAATTTCTGGTTCGAGAATCAAATCAG GTTGACCTTGTTATGAAACTATTTCATGAATCTGGTCCCTTTAAGGAGGGCATACACTAA
- the LOC105776979 gene encoding dynamin-2B isoform X1 — MEAIEELSELSEAIRQAAAVLADEDVDETSSSSSKRPSTFLNVVALGNVGAGKSAVLNSLIGHPLLPTGENGATRAPISIDLARDSSLSAKSIILQIDNKSQQVSASALRHSLQDRLSKGASGRSRDEIYLKLRTSTAPPLKLIDLPGLEQRIVDESLLREYVEHNDAILLVIVPAAQAPEISSSRALRIAKEYDSEGTRTVGIISKIDQAASDSKALAAVQALLLNQGPPKTSDIPWVALIGQSVSIASTQSGSASSDNSLETAWRAESESLKSILTGAPQNKLGRVALVDVLAGQIRNRIKLRLPNLLSGLQGKSQIIQDELVRLGEQMVTTAEGTRAVALELCREFEDKFLQHITGGEGNGWKIVSSFEGSFPNRIKQLPLDRHFDMNNVKRIVLEADGYQPYLISPEKGLRSLIKGVLELAKEPSLLCVDEVHRVLLDIVSAAANATPGLGRYAPFKREVVAIASVALDGFRTEARKMVVALVDMERAFVPPQHFIRLVQRRMERQRREEEVKNRSSKKASDAEQSILNRASSPQTGGQQQSEGKFEGNLKSLKDKFSKKEKDVPPAPPEGSALKTAGPGGEITAGFLLKKSGKTNGWSRRWFVLNEKTGKLGYTKKQEERHFRGVITLEECNIEEVADDEGGSSKSSKDKKSSEKEPSLVFKITSRIPYKTVLKAHSAVVLKAESLADKTEWLEKLKNVVESKGGQVMVESAAPPMRQSLSDGSLDTMARKPADPEEELRWMSQEVRGYVEAVLNSLAANVPKAVILCQVEKAKEDMLIQLYSSVSAISNPRIEELLMEDQNVKRRRERYQKQSSLLLKLTRQLSVHDNRAAAASSWSNGSTADVESSPRTSAASSGDDWRSAFDAAANGPAGSGRHGSNGHSRRYSDPAQNGDEGLGSGSSSSSRRTPTRLPPAPPQSGSYRY, encoded by the exons ATGGAGGCGATCGAAGAATTGTCGGAGCTTTCGGAAGCGATTAGACAAGCGGCTGCTGTGCTCGCCGATGAAGACGTCGACGAGACCTCATCGTCGTCGTCTAAACGCCCCTCTACTTTCCTAAACGTCGTAGCTTTGGGCAATGTC GGGGCTGGTAAATCTGCTGTCTTGAACAGTCTGATTGGACATCCTCTTCTG CCAACTGGTGAAAATGGTGCCACGAGAGCTCCCATCAGCATTGATTTGGCTAGGGATAGTTCTTTAAGTGCTAAGTCAATCATCTTGCAAATTGACAATAAATCTCAACAGGTTTCAGCAA GTGCACTTCGGCATTCTCTGCAGGATAGATTAAGCAAAGGTGCATCAGGCAGGAGTCGTGATGAAATATATCTGAAGCTTCGTACCAGCACAG CCCCGCCATTAAAGTTGATAGATTTACCTGGACTTGAGCAAAGAATTGTGGATGAATCATTG CTTCGTGAATATGTTGAACATAATGATGCTATTTTGCTCGTTATTGTGCCTGCTGCTCAGGCACCAGAAATTTCATCATCTAGAGCCCTCAGAATTGCAAAGGAATATGACTCAGAAG GTACCAGAACTGTTGGCATTATTAGCAAAATTGATCAAGCTGCTTCAGACTCTAAAGCCCTTGCAGCAGTTCAGGCTCTCTTGTTAAATCAGGGGCCGCCTAAAACTTCTGATATTCCATGGGTTGCTCTAATCGGTCAGTCTGTTTCTATAGCTTCAACTCAATCTGGAAGTGCTTCATCTGACAATTCTTTAGAAACTGCTTGGAGAGCGGAGAGTGAAAGTCTAAAATCTATTTTGACTGGAGCCCCTCAAAACAAGCTTGGGAGAGTAGCTTTGGTAGATGTCCTTGCTGGCCAGATACGTAACCGAATCAAACTCAGGCTTCCAAATCTACTTTCTGG GCTTCAAGGGAAGTCTCAAATAATCCAGGATGAATTAGTAAGGCTTGGTGAACAAATGGTTACTACTGCTGAAGGCACGAGAGCTGTTGCTTTGGAGCTGTGTCGGGAATTCGAGGACAAATTTCTGCAACACATAACGGGTGGTGAA GGAAATGGTTGGAAAATTGTTTCTAGCTTCGAGGGAAGCTTTCCTAACAGGATTAAACAGCTCCCTTTGGACAGACATTTTGACATGAACAATGTCAAAAGG ATTGTCCTAGAAGCAGATGGTTATCAACCCTATCTAATATCTCCAGAGAAGGGTTTAAGATCTTTGATAAAAGGTGTCTTGGAGCTAGCAAAAGAGCCATCTCTTTTATGCGTTGATGAG GTTCATCGTGTGTTGTTGGATATAGTTTCTGCTGCTGCAAATGCTACACCTGGTCTTGGGAGATACGCTCCTTTCAAGAGAGAG GTTGTGGCAATTGCTAGTGTTGCACTTGATGGTTTTAGAACTGAAGCACGAAAGATGGTAGTTGCATTAGTGGACATGGAGCGTGCTTTTGTTCCCCCTCAGCATTTCATTCGTCTGGTGCAGAGGCG AATGGAGAGACAACGACGGGAAGAAGAGGTGAAGAATCGGTCCTCCAAGAAGGCATCTGATGCGGAGCAGTCAATTCTAAATCGA gCATCTAGTCCTCAAACTGGTGGACAACAACAATCTGAAGGAAAATTTGAAGGAAACTTGAAATCGCTGAAGGATAAATTCagtaagaaagaaaaagatgtaCCACCGGCACCGCCAGAGGGATCGGCCCTAAAGACTGCTGGACCTGGTGGTGAGATAACAGCAG GTTTTTTACTGAAGAAAAGTGGAAAAACCAATGGGTGGAGTAGGCGATGGTTTGTTTTAAATGAGAAAACTGGCAAG CTTGGTTACACAAAAAAACAAGAGGAAAGGCATTTTCGCGGTGTCATCACATTGGAG GAATGCAACATCGAGGAAGTTGCCGATGATGAAGGTGGCTCATCCAAAAGTTCCAAGGATAAGAAGTCATCGGAAAAGGAACCCAGTCTTGTTTTCAAGATAACGAGCAGGATTCCGTATAAGACAGTCTTGAAAG CTCATAGTGCTGTTGTCTTAAAGGCTGAGAGCCTTGCAGATAAGACTGAGTGGttagaaaagttaaaaaatgttGTTGAATCTAAAGGAGGTCAAGTGATGGTTGAATCTGCTGCCCCTCCCATGAGGCAAAGTCTTTCTGATGGTTCACTT GATACGATGGCAAGAAAACCTGCTGATCCTGAAGAAGAGCTTCGATGGATGTCCCAAGAAGTGCGTGGTTATGTTGAAGCTGTTCTTAACAGCCTTGCTGCCAATGTTCCTAAG GCTGTCATTCTTTGCCAAGTGGAAAAAGCAAAAGAAGACATGCTTATTCAGTTATATAGCTCCGTTAG TGCCATAAGCAATCCCAGGATTGAAGAATTGCTCATGGAGGACCAAAATGTAAAGCGCAGGAGGGAGCGTTACCAGAAACAGTCCTCTCTTCTTTTGAAACTTACAAGGCAACTTAGCGTCCATGACAATCGAGCTGCTGCTGCCTCCAGCTGGTCTAACGGCAGTACAGCAG ATGTGGAAAGCAGTCCACGGACAAGTGCAGCTTCATCGGGGGATGACTGGAGGTCTGCATTTGATGCTGCTGCAAATGGACCTGCAGGCTCTGGTAGACATGGTTCAAATGGTCATAGTCGACGGTATAGTGACCCAGCACAGAATGGTGATGAGGGTTTGGGTTCAGGTTCAAGCTCCAGCAGCCGTAGGACACCGACTAGGTTGCCACCAGCACCACCACAGTCTGGTTCTTACAGATACTAG
- the LOC105776979 gene encoding dynamin-2B isoform X2 — protein sequence MEAIEELSELSEAIRQAAAVLADEDVDETSSSSSKRPSTFLNVVALGNVGAGKSAVLNSLIGHPLLPTGENGATRAPISIDLARDSSLSAKSIILQIDNKSQQVSASALRHSLQDRLSKGASGRSRDEIYLKLRTSTAPPLKLIDLPGLEQRIVDESLLREYVEHNDAILLVIVPAAQAPEISSSRALRIAKEYDSEGTRTVGIISKIDQAASDSKALAAVQALLLNQGPPKTSDIPWVALIGQSVSIASTQSGSASSDNSLETAWRAESESLKSILTGAPQNKLGRVALVDVLAGQIRNRIKLRLPNLLSGLQGKSQIIQDELVRLGEQMVTTAEGTRAVALELCREFEDKFLQHITGGEGNGWKIVSSFEGSFPNRIKQLPLDRHFDMNNVKRIVLEADGYQPYLISPEKGLRSLIKGVLELAKEPSLLCVDEVHRVLLDIVSAAANATPGLGRYAPFKREVVAIASVALDGFRTEARKMVVALVDMERAFVPPQHFIRLVQRRMERQRREEEVKNRSSKKASDAEQSILNRASSPQTGGQQQSEGKFEGNLKSLKDKFSKKEKDVPPAPPEGSALKTAGPGGEITAGFLLKKSGKTNGWSRRWFVLNEKTGKLGYTKKQEERHFRGVITLEECNIEEVADDEGGSSKSSKDKKSSEKEPSLVFKITSRIPYKTVLKAHSAVVLKAESLADKTEWLEKLKNVVESKGGQVMVESAAPPMRQSLSDGSLDTMARKPADPEEELRWMSQEVRGYVEAVLNSLAANVPKAVILCQVEKAKEDMLIQLYSSVSLLWGNNFTLSCFGDQCHKQSQD from the exons ATGGAGGCGATCGAAGAATTGTCGGAGCTTTCGGAAGCGATTAGACAAGCGGCTGCTGTGCTCGCCGATGAAGACGTCGACGAGACCTCATCGTCGTCGTCTAAACGCCCCTCTACTTTCCTAAACGTCGTAGCTTTGGGCAATGTC GGGGCTGGTAAATCTGCTGTCTTGAACAGTCTGATTGGACATCCTCTTCTG CCAACTGGTGAAAATGGTGCCACGAGAGCTCCCATCAGCATTGATTTGGCTAGGGATAGTTCTTTAAGTGCTAAGTCAATCATCTTGCAAATTGACAATAAATCTCAACAGGTTTCAGCAA GTGCACTTCGGCATTCTCTGCAGGATAGATTAAGCAAAGGTGCATCAGGCAGGAGTCGTGATGAAATATATCTGAAGCTTCGTACCAGCACAG CCCCGCCATTAAAGTTGATAGATTTACCTGGACTTGAGCAAAGAATTGTGGATGAATCATTG CTTCGTGAATATGTTGAACATAATGATGCTATTTTGCTCGTTATTGTGCCTGCTGCTCAGGCACCAGAAATTTCATCATCTAGAGCCCTCAGAATTGCAAAGGAATATGACTCAGAAG GTACCAGAACTGTTGGCATTATTAGCAAAATTGATCAAGCTGCTTCAGACTCTAAAGCCCTTGCAGCAGTTCAGGCTCTCTTGTTAAATCAGGGGCCGCCTAAAACTTCTGATATTCCATGGGTTGCTCTAATCGGTCAGTCTGTTTCTATAGCTTCAACTCAATCTGGAAGTGCTTCATCTGACAATTCTTTAGAAACTGCTTGGAGAGCGGAGAGTGAAAGTCTAAAATCTATTTTGACTGGAGCCCCTCAAAACAAGCTTGGGAGAGTAGCTTTGGTAGATGTCCTTGCTGGCCAGATACGTAACCGAATCAAACTCAGGCTTCCAAATCTACTTTCTGG GCTTCAAGGGAAGTCTCAAATAATCCAGGATGAATTAGTAAGGCTTGGTGAACAAATGGTTACTACTGCTGAAGGCACGAGAGCTGTTGCTTTGGAGCTGTGTCGGGAATTCGAGGACAAATTTCTGCAACACATAACGGGTGGTGAA GGAAATGGTTGGAAAATTGTTTCTAGCTTCGAGGGAAGCTTTCCTAACAGGATTAAACAGCTCCCTTTGGACAGACATTTTGACATGAACAATGTCAAAAGG ATTGTCCTAGAAGCAGATGGTTATCAACCCTATCTAATATCTCCAGAGAAGGGTTTAAGATCTTTGATAAAAGGTGTCTTGGAGCTAGCAAAAGAGCCATCTCTTTTATGCGTTGATGAG GTTCATCGTGTGTTGTTGGATATAGTTTCTGCTGCTGCAAATGCTACACCTGGTCTTGGGAGATACGCTCCTTTCAAGAGAGAG GTTGTGGCAATTGCTAGTGTTGCACTTGATGGTTTTAGAACTGAAGCACGAAAGATGGTAGTTGCATTAGTGGACATGGAGCGTGCTTTTGTTCCCCCTCAGCATTTCATTCGTCTGGTGCAGAGGCG AATGGAGAGACAACGACGGGAAGAAGAGGTGAAGAATCGGTCCTCCAAGAAGGCATCTGATGCGGAGCAGTCAATTCTAAATCGA gCATCTAGTCCTCAAACTGGTGGACAACAACAATCTGAAGGAAAATTTGAAGGAAACTTGAAATCGCTGAAGGATAAATTCagtaagaaagaaaaagatgtaCCACCGGCACCGCCAGAGGGATCGGCCCTAAAGACTGCTGGACCTGGTGGTGAGATAACAGCAG GTTTTTTACTGAAGAAAAGTGGAAAAACCAATGGGTGGAGTAGGCGATGGTTTGTTTTAAATGAGAAAACTGGCAAG CTTGGTTACACAAAAAAACAAGAGGAAAGGCATTTTCGCGGTGTCATCACATTGGAG GAATGCAACATCGAGGAAGTTGCCGATGATGAAGGTGGCTCATCCAAAAGTTCCAAGGATAAGAAGTCATCGGAAAAGGAACCCAGTCTTGTTTTCAAGATAACGAGCAGGATTCCGTATAAGACAGTCTTGAAAG CTCATAGTGCTGTTGTCTTAAAGGCTGAGAGCCTTGCAGATAAGACTGAGTGGttagaaaagttaaaaaatgttGTTGAATCTAAAGGAGGTCAAGTGATGGTTGAATCTGCTGCCCCTCCCATGAGGCAAAGTCTTTCTGATGGTTCACTT GATACGATGGCAAGAAAACCTGCTGATCCTGAAGAAGAGCTTCGATGGATGTCCCAAGAAGTGCGTGGTTATGTTGAAGCTGTTCTTAACAGCCTTGCTGCCAATGTTCCTAAG GCTGTCATTCTTTGCCAAGTGGAAAAAGCAAAAGAAGACATGCTTATTCAGTTATATAGCTCCGTTAG TCTTCTTTGGGGGAATAACTTTACTCTCTCATGCTTTGGTGATCAGTGCCATAAGCAATCCCAGGATTGA